One genomic region from Magallana gigas chromosome 3, xbMagGiga1.1, whole genome shotgun sequence encodes:
- the LOC105319378 gene encoding uncharacterized protein isoform X3 produces the protein MAWTLSLLYLFVLGVCVLETNAQPWLCPTAGNCAQSLGEEFNETLAQIDDSYVIEFCLKKKDFQTSCLNEAVVDCEWAGDEEEYYRLRSVQRNTQGKCSELCPVMEDLQLCPSHVNNVLFFEKKFHQFCNSYKESLDCKTTALSGGSQCSFGEKLFSRGFDDDTIRVFEYICESGCADIDTAWDVLERCTTTHNLNLAGSQCKTYQDLELCLSTSQTCPQIHMMARYFARNYTDYVMKCPLPMPVMKTTTSSEQETEELDPVLTDDTPMPELTDDTTFSKLEGNSKPNQDPIEETKEMVTKELSTTTVKVTDGGTVSTLDVCLSTLQSLGPISITDSAYCDSVLCLVGQGVQFDDVSLMELEDVLEQKLLERWNSCGSAADVSDTTTDKPTHDVKEMATETRDNTAQDVTDSAITTNKPARVTTSIITKTTNIPTPFETDMKTELTTAIYKAEDTQALETSRGAISGDKTGSTSALKTTTKYAAKTDTSQPTNLQTKQLPATFSKTENIDTSVGKLFDDENKGFIVIDKLQTIYPSTSDRNDRYSTNTLSYLLTSITPLGFSSVSSIQSNSAATSNSNEKDVEPAPENAGANTDSRENLENVASRQNMAFFPICIVFVCTRNYL, from the exons ATGGCTTGGACTTTGTCATTgctttatctttttgtacttg GTGTGTGTGTACTGGAGACAAATGCCCAGCCATGGCTTTGTCCCACGGCAGGGAACTGTGCTCAATCGTTGGGGGAAGAATTCAACGAAACACTAGCACAAATAGATGATTCTTACGTCATAGAGTTCTGTCT GAAGAAAAAGGATTTCCAAACATCATGTTTGAATGAGGCCGTAGTTGATTGCGAATGGGCTGGAGACGAAGAGGAGTACTACAGACTACGAAGCGTCCAGAGAAATACGCAAGGAAAATGTTCCGAAC TTTGTCCAGTAATGGAGGATCTTCAGTTGTGTCCATCCCATGTaaacaatgttttgtttttcgagAAGAAATTTCACCAATTTTGCAA TTCTTACAAAGAAAGCCTGGATTGCAAAACCACTGCCCTGTCCGGGGGCTCACAATGTAGCTTTGGAGAGAAACTGTTCTCACGTGGGTTTGATGACGACACAATCCGCGTGTTCGAATATATTTGTGAATCCG GATGCGCTGACATTGACACCGCGTGGGATGTCCTGGAGCGATGTACGACCACACACAACCTGAACCTAGCGGGATCACAGTGCAA GACATACCAAGACCTGGAATTATGCTTATCAACGAGTCAAACATGTCCTCAGATTCACATGATGGCGCGTTATTTTGCGAGGAATTATACAGATTACGTGATGAAATGCCCTCTTCCTATGCCCGTCATGAAAACTACAACAAGCAGTGAACAGGAGACAGAAGAATTAGACCCCGTACTAACAGACGACACACCAATGCCCGAACTAACAGACGACACAACATTTTCGAAATTGGAGGGAAATTCGAAACCAAATCAGGACCCCATAGAAGAAACAAAAGAAATGGTAACAAAAGAATTATCCACTACCACTGTTAagg TGACAGACGGCGGAACAGTTTCTACTTTGGATGTCTGTCTGTCGACGTTGCAGTCCCTGGGGCCAATCTCCATTACAGACAG TGCTTACTGTGACAGTGTACTTTGCCTGGTCGGTCAGGGCGTCCAATTCGACGACGTCTCTTTAATGGAATTGGAAGATGTTCTTGAGCAAAAATTGTTAGAACGTTGGAATTCGTGCGGCAGCGCTG CTGATGTATCAGACACAACAACAGATAAACCAACTCACGACGTCAAAGAAATGGCAACAGAAACAAGAGACAACACAGCTCAAGATGTAACCGACTCAGCAATAACAACAAACAAGCCGGCCCGAGTGACAACATCGATaattacaaaaacaacaaatatacCGACTCCATTTGAAACTGACATGAAAACAGAACTGACAACGGCAATTTACAAAGCAGAAGATACACAAGCATTAGAAACCTCGCGGGGAGCGATATCTGGCGACAAAACGGGTTCCACTTCTGCACTGAAGACAACAACGAAGTATGCCGCAAAGACGGACACTTCGCAGCCTACTAACCTTCAAACAAAGCAACTTCCGGCGACATTTTCTAAGACAGAAAATATTGATACGTCTGTTGGAAAGCTTTTTGATGACGAAAACAAAGGGTTCATCGTCATCGATAAGCTTCAAACCATTTATCCTTCAACGAGCGATCGTAATGACAGATACTCAACTAATACCCTGTCTTATCTATTGACTTCTATAACACCTCTCGGTTTTTCGTCAGTTTCTTCTATTCAGTCTAACTCGGCAGCTACTTCGAACTCAAATG aaaaagatgtTGAACCCGCACCCGAAAATGCCGGGGCCAATACAGATAGCAGGGAAAATCTCGAAAATG tggCTTCCAGACAAAATATGGCTTTCTTTCCTATTTGCATAGTATTTGTATGTACCAGGAATTATCTTTAA
- the LOC105319378 gene encoding uncharacterized protein isoform X4: MAWTLSLLYLFVLGVCVLETNAQPWLCPTAGNCAQSLGEEFNETLAQIDDSYVIEFCLKKKDFQTSCLNEAVVDCEWAGDEEEYYRLRSVQRNTQGKCSELCPVMEDLQLCPSHVNNVLFFEKKFHQFCNSYKESLDCKTTALSGGSQCSFGEKLFSRGFDDDTIRVFEYICESGCADIDTAWDVLERCTTTHNLNLAGSQCKTYQDLELCLSTSQTCPQIHMMARYFARNYTDYVMKCPLPMPVMKTTTSSEQETEELDPVLTDDTPMPELTDDTTFSKLEGNSKPNQDPIEETKEMVTKELSTTTVKVTDGGTVSTLDVCLSTLQSLGPISITDSAYCDSVLCLVGQGVQFDDVSLMELEDVLEQKLLERWNSCGSAEKDVEPAPENAGANTDSRENLENVASRQNMAFFPICIVFVCTRNYL; this comes from the exons ATGGCTTGGACTTTGTCATTgctttatctttttgtacttg GTGTGTGTGTACTGGAGACAAATGCCCAGCCATGGCTTTGTCCCACGGCAGGGAACTGTGCTCAATCGTTGGGGGAAGAATTCAACGAAACACTAGCACAAATAGATGATTCTTACGTCATAGAGTTCTGTCT GAAGAAAAAGGATTTCCAAACATCATGTTTGAATGAGGCCGTAGTTGATTGCGAATGGGCTGGAGACGAAGAGGAGTACTACAGACTACGAAGCGTCCAGAGAAATACGCAAGGAAAATGTTCCGAAC TTTGTCCAGTAATGGAGGATCTTCAGTTGTGTCCATCCCATGTaaacaatgttttgtttttcgagAAGAAATTTCACCAATTTTGCAA TTCTTACAAAGAAAGCCTGGATTGCAAAACCACTGCCCTGTCCGGGGGCTCACAATGTAGCTTTGGAGAGAAACTGTTCTCACGTGGGTTTGATGACGACACAATCCGCGTGTTCGAATATATTTGTGAATCCG GATGCGCTGACATTGACACCGCGTGGGATGTCCTGGAGCGATGTACGACCACACACAACCTGAACCTAGCGGGATCACAGTGCAA GACATACCAAGACCTGGAATTATGCTTATCAACGAGTCAAACATGTCCTCAGATTCACATGATGGCGCGTTATTTTGCGAGGAATTATACAGATTACGTGATGAAATGCCCTCTTCCTATGCCCGTCATGAAAACTACAACAAGCAGTGAACAGGAGACAGAAGAATTAGACCCCGTACTAACAGACGACACACCAATGCCCGAACTAACAGACGACACAACATTTTCGAAATTGGAGGGAAATTCGAAACCAAATCAGGACCCCATAGAAGAAACAAAAGAAATGGTAACAAAAGAATTATCCACTACCACTGTTAagg TGACAGACGGCGGAACAGTTTCTACTTTGGATGTCTGTCTGTCGACGTTGCAGTCCCTGGGGCCAATCTCCATTACAGACAG TGCTTACTGTGACAGTGTACTTTGCCTGGTCGGTCAGGGCGTCCAATTCGACGACGTCTCTTTAATGGAATTGGAAGATGTTCTTGAGCAAAAATTGTTAGAACGTTGGAATTCGTGCGGCAGCGCTG aaaaagatgtTGAACCCGCACCCGAAAATGCCGGGGCCAATACAGATAGCAGGGAAAATCTCGAAAATG tggCTTCCAGACAAAATATGGCTTTCTTTCCTATTTGCATAGTATTTGTATGTACCAGGAATTATCTTTAA
- the LOC105319378 gene encoding uncharacterized protein isoform X1, which translates to MAWTLSLLYLFVLGVCVLETNAQPWLCPTAGNCAQSLGEEFNETLAQIDDSYVIEFCLKKKDFQTSCLNEAVVDCEWAGDEEEYYRLRSVQRNTQGKCSELCPVMEDLQLCPSHVNNVLFFEKKFHQFCNSYKESLDCKTTALSGGSQCSFGEKLFSRGFDDDTIRVFEYICESGCADIDTAWDVLERCTTTHNLNLAGSQCKTYQDLELCLSTSQTCPQIHMMARYFARNYTDYVMKCPLPMPVMKTTTSSEQETEELDPVLTDDTPMPELTDDTTFSKLEGNSKPNQDPIEETKEMVTKELSTTTVKVTDGGTVSTLDVCLSTLQSLGPISITDSAYCDSVLCLVGQGVQFDDVSLMELEDVLEQKLLERWNSCGSADNLVTADVSDTTTDKPTHDVKEMATETRDNTAQDVTDSAITTNKPARVTTSIITKTTNIPTPFETDMKTELTTAIYKAEDTQALETSRGAISGDKTGSTSALKTTTKYAAKTDTSQPTNLQTKQLPATFSKTENIDTSVGKLFDDENKGFIVIDKLQTIYPSTSDRNDRYSTNTLSYLLTSITPLGFSSVSSIQSNSAATSNSNEKDVEPAPENAGANTDSRENLENVASRQNMAFFPICIVFVCTRNYL; encoded by the exons ATGGCTTGGACTTTGTCATTgctttatctttttgtacttg GTGTGTGTGTACTGGAGACAAATGCCCAGCCATGGCTTTGTCCCACGGCAGGGAACTGTGCTCAATCGTTGGGGGAAGAATTCAACGAAACACTAGCACAAATAGATGATTCTTACGTCATAGAGTTCTGTCT GAAGAAAAAGGATTTCCAAACATCATGTTTGAATGAGGCCGTAGTTGATTGCGAATGGGCTGGAGACGAAGAGGAGTACTACAGACTACGAAGCGTCCAGAGAAATACGCAAGGAAAATGTTCCGAAC TTTGTCCAGTAATGGAGGATCTTCAGTTGTGTCCATCCCATGTaaacaatgttttgtttttcgagAAGAAATTTCACCAATTTTGCAA TTCTTACAAAGAAAGCCTGGATTGCAAAACCACTGCCCTGTCCGGGGGCTCACAATGTAGCTTTGGAGAGAAACTGTTCTCACGTGGGTTTGATGACGACACAATCCGCGTGTTCGAATATATTTGTGAATCCG GATGCGCTGACATTGACACCGCGTGGGATGTCCTGGAGCGATGTACGACCACACACAACCTGAACCTAGCGGGATCACAGTGCAA GACATACCAAGACCTGGAATTATGCTTATCAACGAGTCAAACATGTCCTCAGATTCACATGATGGCGCGTTATTTTGCGAGGAATTATACAGATTACGTGATGAAATGCCCTCTTCCTATGCCCGTCATGAAAACTACAACAAGCAGTGAACAGGAGACAGAAGAATTAGACCCCGTACTAACAGACGACACACCAATGCCCGAACTAACAGACGACACAACATTTTCGAAATTGGAGGGAAATTCGAAACCAAATCAGGACCCCATAGAAGAAACAAAAGAAATGGTAACAAAAGAATTATCCACTACCACTGTTAagg TGACAGACGGCGGAACAGTTTCTACTTTGGATGTCTGTCTGTCGACGTTGCAGTCCCTGGGGCCAATCTCCATTACAGACAG TGCTTACTGTGACAGTGTACTTTGCCTGGTCGGTCAGGGCGTCCAATTCGACGACGTCTCTTTAATGGAATTGGAAGATGTTCTTGAGCAAAAATTGTTAGAACGTTGGAATTCGTGCGGCAGCGCTG ACAACTTAGTTACAGCTGATGTATCAGACACAACAACAGATAAACCAACTCACGACGTCAAAGAAATGGCAACAGAAACAAGAGACAACACAGCTCAAGATGTAACCGACTCAGCAATAACAACAAACAAGCCGGCCCGAGTGACAACATCGATaattacaaaaacaacaaatatacCGACTCCATTTGAAACTGACATGAAAACAGAACTGACAACGGCAATTTACAAAGCAGAAGATACACAAGCATTAGAAACCTCGCGGGGAGCGATATCTGGCGACAAAACGGGTTCCACTTCTGCACTGAAGACAACAACGAAGTATGCCGCAAAGACGGACACTTCGCAGCCTACTAACCTTCAAACAAAGCAACTTCCGGCGACATTTTCTAAGACAGAAAATATTGATACGTCTGTTGGAAAGCTTTTTGATGACGAAAACAAAGGGTTCATCGTCATCGATAAGCTTCAAACCATTTATCCTTCAACGAGCGATCGTAATGACAGATACTCAACTAATACCCTGTCTTATCTATTGACTTCTATAACACCTCTCGGTTTTTCGTCAGTTTCTTCTATTCAGTCTAACTCGGCAGCTACTTCGAACTCAAATG aaaaagatgtTGAACCCGCACCCGAAAATGCCGGGGCCAATACAGATAGCAGGGAAAATCTCGAAAATG tggCTTCCAGACAAAATATGGCTTTCTTTCCTATTTGCATAGTATTTGTATGTACCAGGAATTATCTTTAA
- the LOC105319378 gene encoding uncharacterized protein isoform X2 — MAWTLSLLYLFVLGVCVLETNAQPWLCPTAGNCAQSLGEEFNETLAQIDDSYVIEFCLKKKDFQTSCLNEAVVDCEWAGDEEEYYRLRSVQRNTQGKCSELCPVMEDLQLCPSHVNNVLFFEKKFHQFCNSYKESLDCKTTALSGGSQCSFGEKLFSRGFDDDTIRVFEYICESGCADIDTAWDVLERCTTTHNLNLAGSQCKTYQDLELCLSTSQTCPQIHMMARYFARNYTDYVMKCPLPMPVMKTTTSSEQETEELDPVLTDDTPMPELTDDTTFSKLEGNSKPNQDPIEETKEMVTKELSTTTVKVTDGGTVSTLDVCLSTLQSLGPISITDSAYCDSVLCLVGQGVQFDDVSLMELEDVLEQKLLERWNSCGSAVTADVSDTTTDKPTHDVKEMATETRDNTAQDVTDSAITTNKPARVTTSIITKTTNIPTPFETDMKTELTTAIYKAEDTQALETSRGAISGDKTGSTSALKTTTKYAAKTDTSQPTNLQTKQLPATFSKTENIDTSVGKLFDDENKGFIVIDKLQTIYPSTSDRNDRYSTNTLSYLLTSITPLGFSSVSSIQSNSAATSNSNEKDVEPAPENAGANTDSRENLENVASRQNMAFFPICIVFVCTRNYL; from the exons ATGGCTTGGACTTTGTCATTgctttatctttttgtacttg GTGTGTGTGTACTGGAGACAAATGCCCAGCCATGGCTTTGTCCCACGGCAGGGAACTGTGCTCAATCGTTGGGGGAAGAATTCAACGAAACACTAGCACAAATAGATGATTCTTACGTCATAGAGTTCTGTCT GAAGAAAAAGGATTTCCAAACATCATGTTTGAATGAGGCCGTAGTTGATTGCGAATGGGCTGGAGACGAAGAGGAGTACTACAGACTACGAAGCGTCCAGAGAAATACGCAAGGAAAATGTTCCGAAC TTTGTCCAGTAATGGAGGATCTTCAGTTGTGTCCATCCCATGTaaacaatgttttgtttttcgagAAGAAATTTCACCAATTTTGCAA TTCTTACAAAGAAAGCCTGGATTGCAAAACCACTGCCCTGTCCGGGGGCTCACAATGTAGCTTTGGAGAGAAACTGTTCTCACGTGGGTTTGATGACGACACAATCCGCGTGTTCGAATATATTTGTGAATCCG GATGCGCTGACATTGACACCGCGTGGGATGTCCTGGAGCGATGTACGACCACACACAACCTGAACCTAGCGGGATCACAGTGCAA GACATACCAAGACCTGGAATTATGCTTATCAACGAGTCAAACATGTCCTCAGATTCACATGATGGCGCGTTATTTTGCGAGGAATTATACAGATTACGTGATGAAATGCCCTCTTCCTATGCCCGTCATGAAAACTACAACAAGCAGTGAACAGGAGACAGAAGAATTAGACCCCGTACTAACAGACGACACACCAATGCCCGAACTAACAGACGACACAACATTTTCGAAATTGGAGGGAAATTCGAAACCAAATCAGGACCCCATAGAAGAAACAAAAGAAATGGTAACAAAAGAATTATCCACTACCACTGTTAagg TGACAGACGGCGGAACAGTTTCTACTTTGGATGTCTGTCTGTCGACGTTGCAGTCCCTGGGGCCAATCTCCATTACAGACAG TGCTTACTGTGACAGTGTACTTTGCCTGGTCGGTCAGGGCGTCCAATTCGACGACGTCTCTTTAATGGAATTGGAAGATGTTCTTGAGCAAAAATTGTTAGAACGTTGGAATTCGTGCGGCAGCGCTG TTACAGCTGATGTATCAGACACAACAACAGATAAACCAACTCACGACGTCAAAGAAATGGCAACAGAAACAAGAGACAACACAGCTCAAGATGTAACCGACTCAGCAATAACAACAAACAAGCCGGCCCGAGTGACAACATCGATaattacaaaaacaacaaatatacCGACTCCATTTGAAACTGACATGAAAACAGAACTGACAACGGCAATTTACAAAGCAGAAGATACACAAGCATTAGAAACCTCGCGGGGAGCGATATCTGGCGACAAAACGGGTTCCACTTCTGCACTGAAGACAACAACGAAGTATGCCGCAAAGACGGACACTTCGCAGCCTACTAACCTTCAAACAAAGCAACTTCCGGCGACATTTTCTAAGACAGAAAATATTGATACGTCTGTTGGAAAGCTTTTTGATGACGAAAACAAAGGGTTCATCGTCATCGATAAGCTTCAAACCATTTATCCTTCAACGAGCGATCGTAATGACAGATACTCAACTAATACCCTGTCTTATCTATTGACTTCTATAACACCTCTCGGTTTTTCGTCAGTTTCTTCTATTCAGTCTAACTCGGCAGCTACTTCGAACTCAAATG aaaaagatgtTGAACCCGCACCCGAAAATGCCGGGGCCAATACAGATAGCAGGGAAAATCTCGAAAATG tggCTTCCAGACAAAATATGGCTTTCTTTCCTATTTGCATAGTATTTGTATGTACCAGGAATTATCTTTAA
- the LOC136273798 gene encoding uncharacterized protein, with translation MDGSRREKTTVTQCPVCFENYTRPKYLPCLHTVCEPCIDIYIQSMQKAFHHSNRSSTDKNGFNCPVCKTFVTCSETDPKQWARALPDNAMINTLIEKQKLQKRSESCDGCKSRGDMIKAESWCSECQEALCQTCSKYHKTNKALKNHRMFNVKDLEDEPTLVRFTEDEYCVQHRDKRIEMFCKHHDALCCIICVTTSHKQCTSVFPVEDMAEGIRNSGEIAYITNQLKQANCEITQIVKDRQKNISDFTQQHHRIENDIAKFRQEVNQHIDELEQRCKKSVDVIYKENLSDMNEQVEHLQYREKAISNCQKVLQTCVKYGSDYKLFLEMVKLKHQINEHDDHIHKQKATMKRIEFRFALSSPATNFKHYLTTLADVSITTTPYPNIETPYTSFVTSTPLASRRSSPVTSFRSVDLDLSPCNRRIDFNASSSSKKMDASSTSKTMDLNESYLEQNVSKGSSLESDFLQLSLSTSDLIGVKEADLSKTIYVNKLKVIDAAFLPEGRIMLITSHESNSRLFVYSSKGTIEKEIRLQSKPGGIAVLSKLESALTLPEEQIIQFIDNTDFSMAKDMKIRGHCHQIRSVDNKMVVVCDSEVKLFNGTSVRTIPISGSDILCVCLSAKDRLYYTVESDSSLHCVSTMGREVFKYCHGDLVCPYGVALDRGDRVVYVAGYKSQNIHQITADGHLLTLIVTRGDVMSGPQLLAIDHDSGEFLQVWEQMYGNFIYVYDMPKDNITP, from the coding sequence ATGGACGGTAGCCGAAGAGAGAAAACCACCGTAACGCAATGTCCGGTGTGTTTCGAAAATTACACTCGTCCAAAGTATCTACCGTGCCTGCATACAGTTTGTGAACCATGCATAGACATCTACATCCAATCGATGCAAAAAGCATTTCATCATAGTAACCGCTCGTCGACAGACAAAAATGGATTTAACTGTCCAGTTTGCAAGACTTTTGTGACGTGTTCCGAGACAGATCCAAAACAATGGGCCAGGGCATTGCCAGATAACGCTATGATCAACACCTTAATTGAAAAGCAAAAGTTGCAGAAGAGGTCGGAAAGTTGTGACGGATGCAAATCTCGCGGGGATATGATCAAGGCCGAGTCTTGGTGTAGCGAATGCCAAGAAGCCTTATGCCAAACCTGCTCGAAATACCACAAGACGAACAAAGCTCTAAAGAATCATAGGATGTTCAATGTAAAAGACCTTGAAGATGAACCCACCCTAGTGCGTTTTACTGAAGATGAATATTGCGTCCAGCACCGTGATAAACGGATCGAGATGTTTTGCAAGCATCACGATGCACTTTGTTGCATCATATGCGTTACAACGAGTCACAAGCAGTGCACTTCTGTTTTTCCTGTCGAAGACATGGCTGAAGGTATACGCAACAGTGGTGAGATCGCGTACATTACCAACCAACTAAAGCAAGCAAACTGTGAAATCACGCAAATAGTCAAAGATCGACAGAAAAACATCAGCGATTTCACCCAGCAGCATCACCGCATTGAGAACGATATTGCTAAATTTAGACAGGAAGTAAACCAACATATTGACGAACTGGAACAACGGTGCAAGAAGAGTGTGGATGtcatttacaaagaaaatctGTCGGATATGAACGAACAAGTCGAACATCTTCAATATCGCGAGAAAGCGATCAGCAACTGCCAGAAGGTTTTACAAACCTGCGTTAAGTATGGGAGTGACTATAAGCTCTTTTTAGAAATGGTTAAATTGAAACACCAAATCAATGAACATGATGACCACATACATAAACAGAAAGCTACCATGAAACGCATTGAATTCCGTTTCGCTCTGAGTTCTCCTGCTACCAATTTTAAGCACTATCTGACGACACTCGCAGATGTCTCGATCACCACAACGCCATATCCAAACATTGAGACTCCGTATACGTCATTCGTAACGTCAACCCCGCTAGCGTCACGTCGTTCCTCGCCAGTGACGTCATTCCGGTCCGTTGACCTCGATCTATCACCATGTAACAGAAGAATAGATTTCAACGCATCCTCTAGCAGTAAAAAGATGGACGCTTCTTCTACCAGTAAAACAATGGATTTAAATGAAAGCTATCTGGAACAAAACGTATCGAAAGGATCGAGCTTAGAATCAGATTTCTTACAGCTATCTCTATCAACAAGTGATCTTATTGGGGTAAAAGAAGCAGATCTTTCTAAAACGATTTATGTTAACAAACTGAAAGTCATCGATGCTGCTTTCTTACCAGAGGGAAGAATAATGTTGATAACCAGTCACGAAAGCAACTCGCGTTTGTTTGTATACTCATCTAAAGgaacaattgaaaaagaaattcggCTACAAAGCAAGCCCGGTGGAATTGCGGTACTTTCAAAACTTGAATCAGCTCTTACTTTACCAGAGGAACAGATTATTCAGTTCATTGATAACACTGATTTCTCAATGGCGAAAGATATGAAAATTCGGGGGCACTGCCACCAAATTCGCAGTGTGGACAATAAAATGGTGGTCGTTTGCGATTCTGAAGTGAAGTTATTTAACGGAACATCAGTTCGTACAATTCCTATTTCCGGTTCCGATATTCTCTGCGTGTGTCTTTCTGCCAAAGACAGACTTTATTACACTGTTGAGAGCGATAGTTCTCTTCACTGTGTATCTACCATGGGCCGGgaagtttttaaatattgccATGGTGATTTGGTCTGTCCATACGGCGTAGCCCTTGATCGCGGGGATCGAGTTGTGTACGTTGCCGGGTATAAATCTCAGAACATTCACCAGATAACCGCAGACGGTCATCTTCTGACTCTCATCGTAACTCGTGGTGACGTCATGTCCGGTCCCCAACTCCTCGCCATTGATCATGATAGTGGCGAGTTCTTACAAGTCTGGGAACAAATGTACGGAAACTTTATTTATGTGTACGACATGCCAAAAGATAACATTACCCCCTGA